Proteins found in one Muntiacus reevesi chromosome 2, mMunRee1.1, whole genome shotgun sequence genomic segment:
- the LRRC27 gene encoding leucine-rich repeat-containing protein 27 isoform X2 produces MEGSGSLSVPCGAGDQESSAGQAGSKPTSASRDVHAGVIFSSSAILDLSQSGLHHFEEIFKVPNLRQLHLQRNALCTIPKDFFQLLPNLLWLDLRFNRITALPSGIGRHKHLKTLLLERNPIRMLPVELGSVTTLKALSLRHCPLEFPPQFVVQRGLVAILTFLQICAAEHAAPRDGSPRVKKMTVRDLPQPVLDLSEEHMPNKETIRSQEPKGSMVTEKADFFPPVETLDLLRPGRSIETPEDWPSEEEIRRFWKLRQEIVENERAGALGNQLLPVELPPNLRAALSSKGKPLPHPTPLFRMKVPSFQGVLPELDSAQQALVRASQLGESRGLALRELRERQAQEQSRSPANRPSPVRPGPPETA; encoded by the exons ATGGAGGGGAGCGGTTCCCTCTCGGTTCCCTGTGGGGCTGGTGACCAGGAGAGCAGCGCTGGCCAGGCTGGGAGCAAGCCCACCTCCGCCTCCAGAGACGTTCACGCGGGGGTCATCTTCTCCTCCTCAGCGATTTTAGACTTGAGTCAAAGTGGTCTTCACCATTTTGAGGAGATCTTTAAAGTCCCCAACCTCAGA CAATTGCACCTTCAGCGAAATGCCCTGTGCACGATTCCTAAAGACTTCTTCCAGCTGCTGCCCAACCTCTTGTGGCTGGACCTGCGTTTCAACAGGATCACCGCGCTGCCCTCTGGGATTGGCCGTCACAA GCATTTGAAAACTTTGCTTTTAGAAAGAAATCCCATCAGAATGTTACCTGTGGAGCTGG GGAGCGTGACCACCCTGAAGGCCCTGAGCCTGCGGCACTGCCCCCTGGAGTTCCCGCCGCAGTTCGTGGTGCAGAGGGGGCTGGTGGCCATCCTGACCTTCCTGCAGATCTGCGCGGCCGAGCACGCGGCGCCCCGAGACGGCTCCCCTCGAG TTAAAAAGATGACCGTAAGGGATCTGCCACAGCCCGTGTTGGACTTATCCGAAGAGCACATGCCTAACAAAGAAACCATTCGTTCTCAGGAGCCAAAGGGAAGCATGGTAACAGAAAAGGCAGATTTTTTCCCACCTGTTGAAACACTAGACCTGCTCCGGCCCGGGAGGTCCATTGAGACCCCAGAGGACTGGCCGAGCGAGGAGGAGATCCGGCGGTTCTGGAAGCTGCGGCAAGAGATCGTGGAGAATGAGCGGGCGGGGGCGCTGGGGAACCAGCTCCTGCCGGTGGAGCTGCCCCCCAACCTCAGGGCCGCGCTGAGCTCCAAGGGGAAGCCGCTCCCCCACCCGACACCCCTCTTCag GATGAAGGTGCCCTCTTTCCAAGGCGTCCTGCCCGAGCTGGACTCCGCCCAGCAGGCCCTGGTCCGCGCCAGCCAGCTGGGGGAGAGCAGGGGCCTGGCCCTCCGGGAGTTGCGGGAGAGGCAGGCTCAGGAGCAGAGCCGGAG ccCCGCCAACCGCCCGTCTCCAGTGCGCCCTGGGCCCCCAGAGACCGCCTAG